The following are encoded together in the Bubalus kerabau isolate K-KA32 ecotype Philippines breed swamp buffalo chromosome 3, PCC_UOA_SB_1v2, whole genome shotgun sequence genome:
- the ITPRID2 gene encoding protein ITPRID2 isoform X1, whose translation MDRPLVASAEAEEELEWQVASRRRKAWAKCRGSWQASETEDLSTEATTQDEDEDEDEDDLSGTKLPAAAGRGNVPNEKIAIWLKDCRTPLGASLDEQSSSTLKGVLVRNGGSFEDDLSLGAEANHLHEIDAQIDNCSNILAKERRLQFHQKGRSMNSTGSGKSSGTVSSVSELLELYEEDPEEILYNLGFGRDEPDIASKIPSRFFNSSSFARGIDIKVFLSAQMQRMEVENPNYALTSRFRQIEVLTTVANAFSSLYSQVSGTPLQRIGSMSSVTSNKETDSPPPLTRSNTANRLMKTLSKLNLCVEKTEKGEGSTPSLAVDKGKIVNVSVMEESGNKNDQKSQKVMKKKESSSMLATVKEEVSGSSAALMENSDIDGLSDEANSNFNHEAESGQSQETQRHENKLDEESGILETDLGGDFNMSSHSELENSGELKNVPLCTPEKEPCAPLMIPSIRNIMAQQKDSFEMEEVQSTEGEAPHVPTTYQLGLNKSKRDQLLRTASQHSDSSGFAEDSTDCLSLNHLQVHESLQAMGSSADSCDSETTVTSFGEDLVTPTAQDQPYFNESEEESLTCPQMEREKAATVAEKRSDGQDSLPCQTVENIGHQQSTWSAGDHATEITERKEDVCPAQPVELLREASAESDVDKSSECEFVQYTTHHILKSLASIEAKCGEKGAENTTGSPSSVDRVNTALQRAQMKVCSLSNQRVGRSLIKSKDLLKQRYLFAKAGYPLRRSQSLPTTLLSPVRVVSSVNVRLSPGKETRCSPPSFTYKYTQEEEQRLEKEVTEHDGQSSVRSTIFISPTSGKKEAATPSEVTRLEECHQRRTPACLLSAPEPVSQSTCSLHSLHSEWQERPLCEHMRTLSTHSVPSVAGAACGAFPCPLGCPYSHRHAASPYRACSVNPPSAIEMQLRRVLHDIRNSLQNLSQYPMMRGPDLAAAPYSTQKSSVLPLYENTFQELQVMRRSLNLFRTQMMDLELAMLRQQTMVYHHMTEEERYEVDQLQSLRNSVRMELQDLELQLEERLLGLEEQLRPVHLPSAFRPSALMGMCGSRSADNLSCPSPLNVMEPVTELMREQSYLKSELGLGHGEMGFEIPPGESSESVFSQATSESSSVCSGPSHASRRTGVPPIDSVGKPKAHLVPSKKLFRASVALTPTAPSRTGSVQTPPDVESSEEAGATEETSEAVGRKSEVEEEQGKVSLLPAAEEVHKNVEQDELQQVIREIKESIVGEIRREIVSGLLAAVSSSKASNSKQDSH comes from the exons GACCTGTCCACAGAAGCGACGACGCAGGACGAGGACGAGGACGAGGACGAGGACGACCTCTCCGGAACGAAGCTGCCGGCGGCCGCGGGGAGAG GAAACGTGCCCAACGAGAAGATCGCGATATGGCTCAAGGACTGCCG TACCCCTTTGGGAGCCTCACTGGATGAACAGAGCAGTAGTACGCTCAAGG GTGTGCTTGTGAGAAATGGGGGAAGTTTTGAAGATGATTTGTCATTGGGAGCTGAAG CGAACCACCTTCATGAAATTGATGCTCAAATTGATAATTG CAGTAATATTTTGGCCAAAGAGAGAAGACTACAGTTtcatcagaaggggagaagtaTGAATTCCACTGGATCTGGGAAAAGTAGTGGGACAGTCTCAAG tgtttcagAATTGTTGGAACTTTATGAGGAAGACCCTGAAGAAATCCTTTATAATCTTGGATTTGGACGAGATGAACCAGATATTGCTTCCAAAATTCCTTCCAGATTTTTTAATTCATCATCATTTGCCAGAGGAATAGATATTAAAGTATTTCTGAGTGCACAAATGCAACGGATGGAAGTAGAAAATCCAAATTACGCTTTAACAA GCCGTTTTCGTCAAATTGAAGTGCTTACTACTGTGGCCAAcgcattttcttctttatattcccAAGTCTCTGGGACTCCCCTGCAGAGAATTGGAAGTATGTCCTCAGTGACCTCTAACAAGGAGACAGACTCACCTCCACCTTTAACCCGGAGTAACACTGCAAATCGCTTAATGAAAACACTATCAAAACTAAACTTATGTGttgaaaaaacagagaaaggagaaggcagtACTCCTTCCCTGGCAGTTGACAAAGGAAAGATCGTAAACGTTTCAGTGATGGAAGAAAGTGGCAATAAAAATGATCAGAAGTCTCAAAAAGTTATGAAGAAGAAAGAGTCGTCTTCTATGTTGGCTACAGTTAAAGAAGAAGTATCAGGCAGTTCAGCAGCTCTTATGGAGAATTCTGACATTGATGGACTTTCCGATGAAGCAAATAGTAATTTTAACCATGAAGCTGAAAGTGGACAAAGTCAAGAAACTCAACGTCATGAGAATAAACTGGATGAGGAATCTGGTATTCTAGAAACTGATTTAGGTGGTGATTTCAACATGTCCAGTCATAGTGAGCTGGAAAATAGCGGGGAGCTGAAAAATGTCCCTTTGTGCACACCTGAAAAAGAGCCATGTGCACCACTGATGATCCCATCCATAAGAAATATAATGGCACAGCAGAAGGACTCCTTTGAAATGGAAGAG GTCCAAAGTACAGAGGGAGAAGCTCCTCATGTTCCAACCACTTACCAGCTAGGTCTTAACAAGTCAAAAAGAG aTCAACTATTACGTACTGCAAGTCAGCACTCTGATAGCAGTGGTTTTGCTGAAGATTCGACAGACTGCCTCTCGCTTAATCATCTTCAG GTTCATGAGTCCTTGCAGGCCATGGGGAGTAGCGCAGATAGCTGCGACAGTGAGACAACAGTCACATCATTTGGTGAAGACCTTGTCACACCAACAGCGCAAGACCAGCCTTATTTTAATGAATCAGAGGAGGAGTCTCTTACGTGTCCTCAGatggaaagagaaaaggcagCAACAGTTGCTGAGAAAAGGTCAGATGGCCAGGATTCCCTCCCGTGCCAGACTGTTGAGAACATAGGACATCAGCAGTCCACCTGGAGTGCAGGGGATCACGCTACTGAAATTACTGAAAGGAAAGAGGATGTGTGTCCAGCACAGCCTGTGGAATTACTAAGGGAAGCAAGTGCTGAAAGTGATGTGGATAAAAGCAGCGAATGTGAATTTGTCCAGTATACCACCCACCATATTCTTAAATCCTTGGCTTCTATTGAAGCTAAATGTGGTGAGAAAGGGGCTGAAAATACAACGGGGTCTCCCTCTTCTGTGGACAGAGTTAATACAGCTTTACAAAGAGCGCAAATGAAGGTTTGTAGTCTGTCTAATCAAAGAGTGGGGCGTAGTTTGATAAAGTCAAAAGATCTGTTAAAACAGAGGTACCTGTTTGCAAAAGCTGGCTATCCTCTAAGGAGGTCTCAGTCTTTACCAACCACCTTGCTGAGCCCagtaagggttgtgtcatctgtcaATGTCCGGTTGTCCCCTGGAAAAGAGACCAGATGCAGTCCACCATCCTTCACCTACAAGTATACACAGGAGGAGGAACAGAGATTAGAGaaagaagtgactgagcacgatgGTCAGTCTTCGGTCAGATCCACTATTTTCATCTCTCCGACGTCTGGGAAGAAAGAAGCCGCCACCCCGAGCGAGGTGACACGGCTGGAGGAATGCCATCAGCGGAGGACTCCGGCCTGCTTGCTGTCTGCTCCGGAGCCTGTATCTCAGTCCACCTGCTCCCTTCACTCTCTGCACTCGGAGTGGCAGGAAAGGCCCCTGTGTGAACACATGAGAACTCTGAGCACTCACAGTGTTCCCAGCGTAGCAGGCGCCGCCTGCGGTGCCTTCCCGTGCCCTCTCGGATGTCCTTACTCACACAGACATGCTGCCTCCCCTTACCGAGCGTGCTCTGTGAACCCCCCTTCTGCCATCGAGATGCAGTTGCGAAGAGTGTTGCATGATATTAGAAACTCACTGCAGAATCTTTCCCAG TACCCTATGATGAGAGGACCTGATCTTGCTGCTGCTCCGTATAGTACTCAGAAATCATCTGTTCTACCTCTTTATGAA AATACTTTTCAGGAGCTCCAAGTAATGAGGCGGAGTCTGAATTTGTTTAGAACGCAAATGATGGATTTAGAATTGGCAATGCTGCGTCAGCAAACCATGGTTTATCATCATATGACTGAGGAGGAAAG GTATGAAGTTGATCAACTGCAGAGTTTGAGAAATTCAGTCCGAATGGAACTCCAGGACCTGGAACTGCAGCTGGAGGAGCGcctgctggggctggaggagCAGCTCCGCCCTGTGCACTTGCCGTCAGCCTTCCGCCCCTCGGCACTCATG ggAATGTGTGGCAGTAGAAGCGCTGATAacttgtcatgcccttctccattgAATGTAATGGAACCA GTCACTGAACTGATGCGGGAACAGTCATACCTAAAGTCTGAATTGGGCCTGGGCCATGGAGAAATGGGATTTGAAATTCCTCCTGGAGAAAGCTCAGAATCTGTTTTTTCCCAAGCAACATCAGAGTCATCGTCTGTGTGTTCTGGTCCCTCTCATGCCAGTAGAAGAACTGGAGTACCTCCTATTGACTCAGTGGGCAAACCCAAAGCCCATCTGGTACCAAGCAAGAAATTATTCCGAGCGTCAGTGGCCCTAACACCAACTGCTCCTTCTAGAACAGGCTCTGTACAGACACCTCCAGATGTGGAAAGTTCTGAGGAAGCTGGAGCAACTGAAGAAACCTCAGAAGCTGTAGGACGTAAATCTGAAGTGGAGGAAGAACAGGGAAAAGTCTCATTATTGCCAGCTGCTGAGGAAGTGCATAAAAATGTGGAGCAAGATGAGTTACAGCAAGTCATAAGGGAG ATTAAAGAGTCTATTGTTGGGGAAATCAGACGGGAAATTGTAAGTGGACTTCTGGCAGCAGTATCTTCAAGTAAAGCATCCAATTCTAAGCAAGATAGTCACTAA
- the ITPRID2 gene encoding protein ITPRID2 isoform X4 encodes MNSTGSGKSSGTVSSVSELLELYEEDPEEILYNLGFGRDEPDIASKIPSRFFNSSSFARGIDIKVFLSAQMQRMEVENPNYALTSRFRQIEVLTTVANAFSSLYSQVSGTPLQRIGSMSSVTSNKETDSPPPLTRSNTANRLMKTLSKLNLCVEKTEKGEGSTPSLAVDKGKIVNVSVMEESGNKNDQKSQKVMKKKESSSMLATVKEEVSGSSAALMENSDIDGLSDEANSNFNHEAESGQSQETQRHENKLDEESGILETDLGGDFNMSSHSELENSGELKNVPLCTPEKEPCAPLMIPSIRNIMAQQKDSFEMEEVQSTEGEAPHVPTTYQLGLNKSKRDQLLRTASQHSDSSGFAEDSTDCLSLNHLQVHESLQAMGSSADSCDSETTVTSFGEDLVTPTAQDQPYFNESEEESLTCPQMEREKAATVAEKRSDGQDSLPCQTVENIGHQQSTWSAGDHATEITERKEDVCPAQPVELLREASAESDVDKSSECEFVQYTTHHILKSLASIEAKCGEKGAENTTGSPSSVDRVNTALQRAQMKVCSLSNQRVGRSLIKSKDLLKQRYLFAKAGYPLRRSQSLPTTLLSPVRVVSSVNVRLSPGKETRCSPPSFTYKYTQEEEQRLEKEVTEHDGQSSVRSTIFISPTSGKKEAATPSEVTRLEECHQRRTPACLLSAPEPVSQSTCSLHSLHSEWQERPLCEHMRTLSTHSVPSVAGAACGAFPCPLGCPYSHRHAASPYRACSVNPPSAIEMQLRRVLHDIRNSLQNLSQYPMMRGPDLAAAPYSTQKSSVLPLYENTFQELQVMRRSLNLFRTQMMDLELAMLRQQTMVYHHMTEEERYEVDQLQSLRNSVRMELQDLELQLEERLLGLEEQLRPVHLPSAFRPSALMGMCGSRSADNLSCPSPLNVMEPVTELMREQSYLKSELGLGHGEMGFEIPPGESSESVFSQATSESSSVCSGPSHASRRTGVPPIDSVGKPKAHLVPSKKLFRASVALTPTAPSRTGSVQTPPDVESSEEAGATEETSEAVGRKSEVEEEQGKVSLLPAAEEVHKNVEQDELQQVIREIKESIVGEIRREIVSGLLAAVSSSKASNSKQDSH; translated from the exons aTGAATTCCACTGGATCTGGGAAAAGTAGTGGGACAGTCTCAAG tgtttcagAATTGTTGGAACTTTATGAGGAAGACCCTGAAGAAATCCTTTATAATCTTGGATTTGGACGAGATGAACCAGATATTGCTTCCAAAATTCCTTCCAGATTTTTTAATTCATCATCATTTGCCAGAGGAATAGATATTAAAGTATTTCTGAGTGCACAAATGCAACGGATGGAAGTAGAAAATCCAAATTACGCTTTAACAA GCCGTTTTCGTCAAATTGAAGTGCTTACTACTGTGGCCAAcgcattttcttctttatattcccAAGTCTCTGGGACTCCCCTGCAGAGAATTGGAAGTATGTCCTCAGTGACCTCTAACAAGGAGACAGACTCACCTCCACCTTTAACCCGGAGTAACACTGCAAATCGCTTAATGAAAACACTATCAAAACTAAACTTATGTGttgaaaaaacagagaaaggagaaggcagtACTCCTTCCCTGGCAGTTGACAAAGGAAAGATCGTAAACGTTTCAGTGATGGAAGAAAGTGGCAATAAAAATGATCAGAAGTCTCAAAAAGTTATGAAGAAGAAAGAGTCGTCTTCTATGTTGGCTACAGTTAAAGAAGAAGTATCAGGCAGTTCAGCAGCTCTTATGGAGAATTCTGACATTGATGGACTTTCCGATGAAGCAAATAGTAATTTTAACCATGAAGCTGAAAGTGGACAAAGTCAAGAAACTCAACGTCATGAGAATAAACTGGATGAGGAATCTGGTATTCTAGAAACTGATTTAGGTGGTGATTTCAACATGTCCAGTCATAGTGAGCTGGAAAATAGCGGGGAGCTGAAAAATGTCCCTTTGTGCACACCTGAAAAAGAGCCATGTGCACCACTGATGATCCCATCCATAAGAAATATAATGGCACAGCAGAAGGACTCCTTTGAAATGGAAGAG GTCCAAAGTACAGAGGGAGAAGCTCCTCATGTTCCAACCACTTACCAGCTAGGTCTTAACAAGTCAAAAAGAG aTCAACTATTACGTACTGCAAGTCAGCACTCTGATAGCAGTGGTTTTGCTGAAGATTCGACAGACTGCCTCTCGCTTAATCATCTTCAG GTTCATGAGTCCTTGCAGGCCATGGGGAGTAGCGCAGATAGCTGCGACAGTGAGACAACAGTCACATCATTTGGTGAAGACCTTGTCACACCAACAGCGCAAGACCAGCCTTATTTTAATGAATCAGAGGAGGAGTCTCTTACGTGTCCTCAGatggaaagagaaaaggcagCAACAGTTGCTGAGAAAAGGTCAGATGGCCAGGATTCCCTCCCGTGCCAGACTGTTGAGAACATAGGACATCAGCAGTCCACCTGGAGTGCAGGGGATCACGCTACTGAAATTACTGAAAGGAAAGAGGATGTGTGTCCAGCACAGCCTGTGGAATTACTAAGGGAAGCAAGTGCTGAAAGTGATGTGGATAAAAGCAGCGAATGTGAATTTGTCCAGTATACCACCCACCATATTCTTAAATCCTTGGCTTCTATTGAAGCTAAATGTGGTGAGAAAGGGGCTGAAAATACAACGGGGTCTCCCTCTTCTGTGGACAGAGTTAATACAGCTTTACAAAGAGCGCAAATGAAGGTTTGTAGTCTGTCTAATCAAAGAGTGGGGCGTAGTTTGATAAAGTCAAAAGATCTGTTAAAACAGAGGTACCTGTTTGCAAAAGCTGGCTATCCTCTAAGGAGGTCTCAGTCTTTACCAACCACCTTGCTGAGCCCagtaagggttgtgtcatctgtcaATGTCCGGTTGTCCCCTGGAAAAGAGACCAGATGCAGTCCACCATCCTTCACCTACAAGTATACACAGGAGGAGGAACAGAGATTAGAGaaagaagtgactgagcacgatgGTCAGTCTTCGGTCAGATCCACTATTTTCATCTCTCCGACGTCTGGGAAGAAAGAAGCCGCCACCCCGAGCGAGGTGACACGGCTGGAGGAATGCCATCAGCGGAGGACTCCGGCCTGCTTGCTGTCTGCTCCGGAGCCTGTATCTCAGTCCACCTGCTCCCTTCACTCTCTGCACTCGGAGTGGCAGGAAAGGCCCCTGTGTGAACACATGAGAACTCTGAGCACTCACAGTGTTCCCAGCGTAGCAGGCGCCGCCTGCGGTGCCTTCCCGTGCCCTCTCGGATGTCCTTACTCACACAGACATGCTGCCTCCCCTTACCGAGCGTGCTCTGTGAACCCCCCTTCTGCCATCGAGATGCAGTTGCGAAGAGTGTTGCATGATATTAGAAACTCACTGCAGAATCTTTCCCAG TACCCTATGATGAGAGGACCTGATCTTGCTGCTGCTCCGTATAGTACTCAGAAATCATCTGTTCTACCTCTTTATGAA AATACTTTTCAGGAGCTCCAAGTAATGAGGCGGAGTCTGAATTTGTTTAGAACGCAAATGATGGATTTAGAATTGGCAATGCTGCGTCAGCAAACCATGGTTTATCATCATATGACTGAGGAGGAAAG GTATGAAGTTGATCAACTGCAGAGTTTGAGAAATTCAGTCCGAATGGAACTCCAGGACCTGGAACTGCAGCTGGAGGAGCGcctgctggggctggaggagCAGCTCCGCCCTGTGCACTTGCCGTCAGCCTTCCGCCCCTCGGCACTCATG ggAATGTGTGGCAGTAGAAGCGCTGATAacttgtcatgcccttctccattgAATGTAATGGAACCA GTCACTGAACTGATGCGGGAACAGTCATACCTAAAGTCTGAATTGGGCCTGGGCCATGGAGAAATGGGATTTGAAATTCCTCCTGGAGAAAGCTCAGAATCTGTTTTTTCCCAAGCAACATCAGAGTCATCGTCTGTGTGTTCTGGTCCCTCTCATGCCAGTAGAAGAACTGGAGTACCTCCTATTGACTCAGTGGGCAAACCCAAAGCCCATCTGGTACCAAGCAAGAAATTATTCCGAGCGTCAGTGGCCCTAACACCAACTGCTCCTTCTAGAACAGGCTCTGTACAGACACCTCCAGATGTGGAAAGTTCTGAGGAAGCTGGAGCAACTGAAGAAACCTCAGAAGCTGTAGGACGTAAATCTGAAGTGGAGGAAGAACAGGGAAAAGTCTCATTATTGCCAGCTGCTGAGGAAGTGCATAAAAATGTGGAGCAAGATGAGTTACAGCAAGTCATAAGGGAG ATTAAAGAGTCTATTGTTGGGGAAATCAGACGGGAAATTGTAAGTGGACTTCTGGCAGCAGTATCTTCAAGTAAAGCATCCAATTCTAAGCAAGATAGTCACTAA
- the ITPRID2 gene encoding protein ITPRID2 isoform X6: MDRPLVASAEAEEELEWQVASRRRKAWAKCRGSWQASETEDLSTEATTQDEDEDEDEDDLSGTKLPAAAGRGNVPNEKIAIWLKDCRTPLGASLDEQSSSTLKGVLVRNGGSFEDDLSLGAEANHLHEIDAQIDNCSNILAKERRLQFHQKGRSMNSTGSGKSSGTVSSVSELLELYEEDPEEILYNLGFGRDEPDIASKIPSRFFNSSSFARGIDIKVFLSAQMQRMEVENPNYALTSRFRQIEVLTTVANAFSSLYSQVSGTPLQRIGSMSSVTSNKETDSPPPLTRSNTANRLMKTLSKLNLCVEKTEKGEGSTPSLAVDKGKIVNVSVMEESGNKNDQKSQKVMKKKESSSMLATVKEEVSGSSAALMENSDIDGLSDEANSNFNHEAESGQSQETQRHENKLDEESGILETDLGGDFNMSSHSELENSGELKNVPLCTPEKEPCAPLMIPSIRNIMAQQKDSFEMEEVQSTEGEAPHVPTTYQLGLNKSKRDQLLRTASQHSDSSGFAEDSTDCLSLNHLQVHESLQAMGSSADSCDSETTVTSFGEDLVTPTAQDQPYFNESEEESLTCPQMEREKAATVAEKRSDGQDSLPCQTVENIGHQQSTWSAGDHATEITERKEDVCPAQPVELLREASAESDVDKSSECEFVQYTTHHILKSLASIEAKCGEKGAENTTGSPSSVDRVNTALQRAQMKVCSLSNQRVGRSLIKSKDLLKQRYLFAKAGYPLRRSQSLPTTLLSPVRVVSSVNVRLSPGKETRCSPPSFTYKYTQEEEQRLEKEVTEHDGQSSVRSTIFISPTSGKKEAATPSEVTRLEECHQRRTPACLLSAPEPVSQSTCSLHSLHSEWQERPLCEHMRTLSTHSVPSVAGAACGAFPCPLGCPYSHRHAASPYRACSVNPPSAIEMQLRRVLHDIRNSLQNLSQYPMMRGPDLAAAPYSTQKSSVLPLYENTFQELQVMRRSLNLFRTQMMDLELAMLRQQTMVYHHMTEEERYEVDQLQSLRNSVRMELQDLELQLEERLLGLEEQLRPVHLPSAFRPSALMGMCGSRSADNLSCPSPLNVMEPVTELMREQSYLKSELGLGHGEMGFEIPPGESSESVFSQATSESSSVCSGPSHASRRTGVPPIDSVGKPKAHLVPSKKLFRASVALTPTAPSRTGSVQTPPDVESSEEAGATEETSEAVGRKSEVEEEQGKVSLLPAAEEVHKNVEQDELQQVIREVSMGPVSCVILELSRIYTGGGVICASEDTCC; encoded by the exons GACCTGTCCACAGAAGCGACGACGCAGGACGAGGACGAGGACGAGGACGAGGACGACCTCTCCGGAACGAAGCTGCCGGCGGCCGCGGGGAGAG GAAACGTGCCCAACGAGAAGATCGCGATATGGCTCAAGGACTGCCG TACCCCTTTGGGAGCCTCACTGGATGAACAGAGCAGTAGTACGCTCAAGG GTGTGCTTGTGAGAAATGGGGGAAGTTTTGAAGATGATTTGTCATTGGGAGCTGAAG CGAACCACCTTCATGAAATTGATGCTCAAATTGATAATTG CAGTAATATTTTGGCCAAAGAGAGAAGACTACAGTTtcatcagaaggggagaagtaTGAATTCCACTGGATCTGGGAAAAGTAGTGGGACAGTCTCAAG tgtttcagAATTGTTGGAACTTTATGAGGAAGACCCTGAAGAAATCCTTTATAATCTTGGATTTGGACGAGATGAACCAGATATTGCTTCCAAAATTCCTTCCAGATTTTTTAATTCATCATCATTTGCCAGAGGAATAGATATTAAAGTATTTCTGAGTGCACAAATGCAACGGATGGAAGTAGAAAATCCAAATTACGCTTTAACAA GCCGTTTTCGTCAAATTGAAGTGCTTACTACTGTGGCCAAcgcattttcttctttatattcccAAGTCTCTGGGACTCCCCTGCAGAGAATTGGAAGTATGTCCTCAGTGACCTCTAACAAGGAGACAGACTCACCTCCACCTTTAACCCGGAGTAACACTGCAAATCGCTTAATGAAAACACTATCAAAACTAAACTTATGTGttgaaaaaacagagaaaggagaaggcagtACTCCTTCCCTGGCAGTTGACAAAGGAAAGATCGTAAACGTTTCAGTGATGGAAGAAAGTGGCAATAAAAATGATCAGAAGTCTCAAAAAGTTATGAAGAAGAAAGAGTCGTCTTCTATGTTGGCTACAGTTAAAGAAGAAGTATCAGGCAGTTCAGCAGCTCTTATGGAGAATTCTGACATTGATGGACTTTCCGATGAAGCAAATAGTAATTTTAACCATGAAGCTGAAAGTGGACAAAGTCAAGAAACTCAACGTCATGAGAATAAACTGGATGAGGAATCTGGTATTCTAGAAACTGATTTAGGTGGTGATTTCAACATGTCCAGTCATAGTGAGCTGGAAAATAGCGGGGAGCTGAAAAATGTCCCTTTGTGCACACCTGAAAAAGAGCCATGTGCACCACTGATGATCCCATCCATAAGAAATATAATGGCACAGCAGAAGGACTCCTTTGAAATGGAAGAG GTCCAAAGTACAGAGGGAGAAGCTCCTCATGTTCCAACCACTTACCAGCTAGGTCTTAACAAGTCAAAAAGAG aTCAACTATTACGTACTGCAAGTCAGCACTCTGATAGCAGTGGTTTTGCTGAAGATTCGACAGACTGCCTCTCGCTTAATCATCTTCAG GTTCATGAGTCCTTGCAGGCCATGGGGAGTAGCGCAGATAGCTGCGACAGTGAGACAACAGTCACATCATTTGGTGAAGACCTTGTCACACCAACAGCGCAAGACCAGCCTTATTTTAATGAATCAGAGGAGGAGTCTCTTACGTGTCCTCAGatggaaagagaaaaggcagCAACAGTTGCTGAGAAAAGGTCAGATGGCCAGGATTCCCTCCCGTGCCAGACTGTTGAGAACATAGGACATCAGCAGTCCACCTGGAGTGCAGGGGATCACGCTACTGAAATTACTGAAAGGAAAGAGGATGTGTGTCCAGCACAGCCTGTGGAATTACTAAGGGAAGCAAGTGCTGAAAGTGATGTGGATAAAAGCAGCGAATGTGAATTTGTCCAGTATACCACCCACCATATTCTTAAATCCTTGGCTTCTATTGAAGCTAAATGTGGTGAGAAAGGGGCTGAAAATACAACGGGGTCTCCCTCTTCTGTGGACAGAGTTAATACAGCTTTACAAAGAGCGCAAATGAAGGTTTGTAGTCTGTCTAATCAAAGAGTGGGGCGTAGTTTGATAAAGTCAAAAGATCTGTTAAAACAGAGGTACCTGTTTGCAAAAGCTGGCTATCCTCTAAGGAGGTCTCAGTCTTTACCAACCACCTTGCTGAGCCCagtaagggttgtgtcatctgtcaATGTCCGGTTGTCCCCTGGAAAAGAGACCAGATGCAGTCCACCATCCTTCACCTACAAGTATACACAGGAGGAGGAACAGAGATTAGAGaaagaagtgactgagcacgatgGTCAGTCTTCGGTCAGATCCACTATTTTCATCTCTCCGACGTCTGGGAAGAAAGAAGCCGCCACCCCGAGCGAGGTGACACGGCTGGAGGAATGCCATCAGCGGAGGACTCCGGCCTGCTTGCTGTCTGCTCCGGAGCCTGTATCTCAGTCCACCTGCTCCCTTCACTCTCTGCACTCGGAGTGGCAGGAAAGGCCCCTGTGTGAACACATGAGAACTCTGAGCACTCACAGTGTTCCCAGCGTAGCAGGCGCCGCCTGCGGTGCCTTCCCGTGCCCTCTCGGATGTCCTTACTCACACAGACATGCTGCCTCCCCTTACCGAGCGTGCTCTGTGAACCCCCCTTCTGCCATCGAGATGCAGTTGCGAAGAGTGTTGCATGATATTAGAAACTCACTGCAGAATCTTTCCCAG TACCCTATGATGAGAGGACCTGATCTTGCTGCTGCTCCGTATAGTACTCAGAAATCATCTGTTCTACCTCTTTATGAA AATACTTTTCAGGAGCTCCAAGTAATGAGGCGGAGTCTGAATTTGTTTAGAACGCAAATGATGGATTTAGAATTGGCAATGCTGCGTCAGCAAACCATGGTTTATCATCATATGACTGAGGAGGAAAG GTATGAAGTTGATCAACTGCAGAGTTTGAGAAATTCAGTCCGAATGGAACTCCAGGACCTGGAACTGCAGCTGGAGGAGCGcctgctggggctggaggagCAGCTCCGCCCTGTGCACTTGCCGTCAGCCTTCCGCCCCTCGGCACTCATG ggAATGTGTGGCAGTAGAAGCGCTGATAacttgtcatgcccttctccattgAATGTAATGGAACCA GTCACTGAACTGATGCGGGAACAGTCATACCTAAAGTCTGAATTGGGCCTGGGCCATGGAGAAATGGGATTTGAAATTCCTCCTGGAGAAAGCTCAGAATCTGTTTTTTCCCAAGCAACATCAGAGTCATCGTCTGTGTGTTCTGGTCCCTCTCATGCCAGTAGAAGAACTGGAGTACCTCCTATTGACTCAGTGGGCAAACCCAAAGCCCATCTGGTACCAAGCAAGAAATTATTCCGAGCGTCAGTGGCCCTAACACCAACTGCTCCTTCTAGAACAGGCTCTGTACAGACACCTCCAGATGTGGAAAGTTCTGAGGAAGCTGGAGCAACTGAAGAAACCTCAGAAGCTGTAGGACGTAAATCTGAAGTGGAGGAAGAACAGGGAAAAGTCTCATTATTGCCAGCTGCTGAGGAAGTGCATAAAAATGTGGAGCAAGATGAGTTACAGCAAGTCATAAGGGAGGTGAGTA tGGGTCCTGTTAGCTGCGTGATACTGGAGTTATCAAGGATATACACTGGTGGGGGTGTCATTTGTGCTTCAGAAGATACTTGCTGCTGA